In the Thermodesulfobacteriota bacterium genome, TAGCGTGATCATTTTCACTTATAGCCTGCTCATATAGATTATTAATCATGCCTGTTACTTCTCTTTCATGGTCAAGCACAATCTGAAACATTTCTTTTAATGATTTAAATTTTGTTTGTGGCTTGCCAATTGCCTGAAGCACAACATTGGCATCACGGTCAATCACATAGTCAAACAGTCTCATGGCATGAGTAAGCTCTTCTTCACTCTGAAGTCTCATCCATGTTGCAAAACCCTGCATGTTAATAGATTCACAGTAAGCAGCCATAGAGAGATAAGTGTACGAAGAAAAATATTCGTTTTTAATCTGGTCGTTTAAAGCGCTCTGTATTTCTTTACTAAGCATAATAGCCTCCGTTCTAACTTTTTTCCTACCACCCTTAGCTGTAAATTATTATAACATATGAAATTGCTAATTTCTAATGATTATCAGGTGGTAATATTTACCATTTAGGATATGCATCAACAATCACATGTCAATATCTAATTTGAACTGGCCATATAATTGGCATTTAGTTGATTTATCATAATAATACTAATATCAATATTTTCAGTCTCTTTATAAAATACAATGTCTACTTCATATTCAATTAAAACTAAACGCGGCCAGGTGCTTAGCTGGTGTATGTACGACTGGGCAAACTCAGCTTTCGCAACAACTGTAATGGCAGCTGTGCTGCCGGTTTACTACAGTCAGGTGGCGGGAGCAGATCTTGCTGCAAACACAGCAACAGTATACTGGGGGTACACCACCGCAGGAGCACTACTTATAACTGCCCTTCTTGCACCCATCATGGGTGCTATTGCAGACTATTCAGGAGTTAAGAAAAAGCTTCTTATGAGCTTTGCCGCTGTTGGTATATTCGCGACCGCACTTCTTTACTTCGTAACCACAGGGGATTGGCTACTAGCCTCTGTGCTATTTATCATCGGCAACATTGGGTTTGCAATATCTGAAGTATTCTATAACTCCCTTTTACCTCATGTGGCTGAGCCCGAGAACATAGACCAGGTATCCACCAAAGGCTATGCGCTTGGATATCTTGGAGGAGGTTTACTTCTTGGCATAAACGTACTTATGATCGAGTTTATGTCAGACAAGCTCCTTGCCACACGTCTTAGTTTTGTCAGTGTGGCTATATGGTGGGCTGTCTTTACGATCCCAATTATTAAAAATGTAAAAGAACCAAAAGCCACTAAGAGTAATGGCTCACATGCTAACCCGATAACTGGCGGTTTTAAAAGGCTTAGCAAGACTTTTCATGAGTTAAGAAAATATAGAGACCTATCTGTATTCTTACTGGCGTTTTGGATTTATAACGATGGCATAGGAACAATAATCAAAATGGCTACAATTTACGGAGCTGAGATAGGAATTGATCAAACCTCACTGATTGGAGCTTTATTGATGACTCAGTTTGTCGGCATACCATTTGCTTTTTTATTCGGAAGACTGGCGAAAACTTTGGGTACAAAAAACTCAATCCTCCTAGGACTGGCCGTTTATACACTGATTTCCATCAGCGGTTATTTCATGGAGACGGCGCTTCATTTTTGGATCCTAGCCTTTATGGTCGGCACAGTTCAGGGCGGGACCCAGGCACTAAGCCGCTCATTTTTCGGCTCAATGCTGCCAAAATCCAAAACTGCAGAATTCTATGGTTTCTATGGGATGAGCTCTAAATTTGCTGGCATAGTAGGACCTCTTGTTTTCGCTATAGTATCACAGGTTGCCGGCTCAAGTAGACTAAGTATTATCTCTCTAATAGTGTTCTTCATAGTAGGGGGATTTGTACTTTTTAAAGTGGATGAAAACAGGGGATTGGAACTGGCCGAAAAAGAGAATTTATAAACGTTAAAAATAGCCCGAAAAAGACTAATTCTTAGCACACAAATTTTGCTAAAAAAATCTATGTTTTCGGTAATTTGCATAAAATTTTTACCGATTTACCTGTGGATAACTTCAAGAAATTGAGTAAATTTCATGAAAAAAAGCGGTCAAATTTTTGACTACAAAAACCATTGTAACATACTGTAATTACGTAATAATAAAAAAAAACTTGACAAGGTATTTTGCGATCTGTTAGGATGTTCTTTACTGGATCGGATGGGGCACTTCAGAAACTAAATCTCTACACAAAAGTTATCCACATGCTGTTGATAATTTGTGGATAAACTGTCTTTTGTGAATGGGTATCGGAGGAGAATTGACTACTAAAAGAACGCCCCTAAAAAACGACCTAAGAACGCTCTTTTCGGAAACCGCCAATGATGATAGGGGATTAGAGTTTTTCATAAGTGATCCTGAGCTTACTGTATCAATGCCTGCTAGTGAAATTGATACCGAGAATTCATCTAAAAAAGTGGTGTGGCAAGAGGTCCTGAATAGGATAGAAAAGAAATCTAATCCACAGGTATTTTATTGGTTTTCACCACTTGAGGCAGTTACTGAAAATGAAAAATCTTTGGTCCTTAGGGCAAATAGCGATTTTGACAGAGATTGGATAGAAAATCATTATCTGGAATTTATTGCAGATACTGTAAAAGAATTATATGGTCTCGAAGTAGAAGTAAAAATAGTTGCCGATGAACAGGGAGCCGCTCAGGAAAGCTCCAGAAAACCCAGCAAATCTCAAAACAAAAAAGAGAGAAAATCTGATTTGTTTACCGGTTTTATAAGCCCTAATTATAGTTTTGACCGCTTTATAGTTGGGCCGAGCAATCAGTTTGCTCACGCAGCTTCAACTGCGGTAGCCAGAAAACCTGGAGAGGCCTATAACCCTCTATTTATCTATGGCGGAGTTGGACTTGGAAAAACTCATCTTATCAACGCTATAGGAAACGAAGTTCTAAGATCAACATCTAATATGGCAAGGGTATGCTGCATCTCGGCTGAGCACTTTACAAATCAGGTTA is a window encoding:
- a CDS encoding ferritin, whose amino-acid sequence is MLSKEIQSALNDQIKNEYFSSYTYLSMAAYCESINMQGFATWMRLQSEEELTHAMRLFDYVIDRDANVVLQAIGKPQTKFKSLKEMFQIVLDHEREVTGMINNLYEQAISENDHATAVELQWFISEQVEEEKSAHEILDKLKLAGNSTSALFILDTQLSERSAAK
- a CDS encoding MFS transporter → MSTSYSIKTKRGQVLSWCMYDWANSAFATTVMAAVLPVYYSQVAGADLAANTATVYWGYTTAGALLITALLAPIMGAIADYSGVKKKLLMSFAAVGIFATALLYFVTTGDWLLASVLFIIGNIGFAISEVFYNSLLPHVAEPENIDQVSTKGYALGYLGGGLLLGINVLMIEFMSDKLLATRLSFVSVAIWWAVFTIPIIKNVKEPKATKSNGSHANPITGGFKRLSKTFHELRKYRDLSVFLLAFWIYNDGIGTIIKMATIYGAEIGIDQTSLIGALLMTQFVGIPFAFLFGRLAKTLGTKNSILLGLAVYTLISISGYFMETALHFWILAFMVGTVQGGTQALSRSFFGSMLPKSKTAEFYGFYGMSSKFAGIVGPLVFAIVSQVAGSSRLSIISLIVFFIVGGFVLFKVDENRGLELAEKENL